The following DNA comes from Terriglobia bacterium.
TTCCAAGATGACAGGTGATCAAGTTACAGGTTTCCTTCGGCGCCCGCGTGATCTGGCGATAGCGATAAGCCACATAGCGGTGAGAGACGCCATGAAAACCGTAGCGGCGGATCTGATGCTGCTTGTACTGGCTGTAAGGCAAGGCGTAAAGAAACGCCTCGGGGGGCATGGTTTGGTGGAAAGCAGTGTCAAACACCGCCACCTGGGGCAGGCTCGGGAAAAGCTCGCGGCAAACGTAATATCCCTTCAGGTTGTGGGGATTGTGCAAGGGAGCCAGGACGACACAATCCTCGATCGCTCTGACGGCCTCTTCGGTCATCAGGGTCGACGAAGAGAATCGTTCCCCACCGTGTACGACGCGGTGACCGATCGCCTCGATCGGAGAGTCCACCCCCACCAATCCGTGGTCGGTCAGAAGGGAGATGATCTTGGCAATGGCCGTCTTGTGGTCATAGATCGCCTGCACGTGCCGTTCGAAATCGCGCGTGGTCACCGACTCGAAGGTGATGATGGCATCGTCGGCGCCGATCTTCTCGACCTGGCCGCTGGCCAGCCGCCGATCGGTGGCGGTTTCGATCATGTGCTGATCCGTTTCAATCAACTGGAACTTAACGGAAGAACTCCCGGAATTCAGTATGAATATTTTCATGAGGACACCATTCTATGAATGAAGTACAGCGTTATTCTAACACAGGGGGAGCTGTCTTTTGCTTTCCAACCTTCACCGGCACGGACCGAACATGCTCAACGGTCCGACACACAATCTCTGCGGCGCGATCAATCTCCTCCTCGGTATTGAATCTGCTTAAACTGAAGCGCAAGCTGCTTCGGAGAATTTCGCTGCGGACCCCCATCGCCTTGAGAACGTGGGATGGTTCCAGGGACCCTGAGGAACAGGCCGCTCCCATGGAAGCCGCCACCCCCTCCATATCCAACGCCAGCAACAGCGCCTCTCCATCGACCGCTTCAAAGCCGAGATTGCTGGTGTTGGCAACGCGGAACCAGCGATGTCCATTGACCTGGGAGTGGGGGCATCGCGTAAGAACCGAATGTTCGAAGCGGTCGCGCAGAGATGCGACACGCGGCGACTCTGAGAGGCTATTCTGCCGGGCGAGTTCGGCGGCCCGGCCCAACCCGACCGCGCCCGCCACATTCTCGGTCCCCGCCCGCCGCTTCCGTTCCTGACTTCCGCCGACCATCATCGGTGTCAAGCCGACCCCTTTGCGGACATAGAGGGCGCCGATTCCCTGGGGACCATGAATCTTGTGGGCGGACAGTGAGAGCAGATCCACTCCCAGGCTCTTCACATCCACCGGGATCTTCCCCACCGCTTGCACCGCGTCCGTGTGCACCGGGATGTGTAAGGCCCGGGCGAGCTCGACAATTTCCTGCACAGGCTGAATGACCCCGGTCTCATTGTTCGCCATCATAACCGAGATCAGAATTGTTTCCGGGCGGACGGCCGCGCGAAGTTCCTCCAGTTGAATCAGCCCGTCGCGGTCAACACCGAGATAGGTGATATCAAACCCCTGTTTTTCCAGGGTCCGGCACCCCGACAAGACAGCCGGATGTTCGATCGAGGACGTAATCAGGTGATGCCCTTGATTCCTGCGTGCCCCGCTCATCCCCAAAATCGCCAGGTTGTCAGCCTCTGTGCCGCTGGAGGTGAAAACGATCTCCTGGGGAGCCGCGCTAACCAACGAGGCCACCCGCTGCCGCGCGCTCTCCAGGGCGGCCATGGCGCGCTGCCCGTACCAGTGCACAGAGGATGCGTTGCCATAGTTTTCGCGGAGCCACGGCAGCATGGCCTCAAAAACCTCCGGCGCCATAGGCGTCGAAGCGTTGTTATCCAGATAGATTCTTGTCATACTCAATCCACAAAGCCCTTCTCATTCTATCTGAAATTTGAGATAAACTACAGCAGGGGTGCTCATCCGGGAGCAGTGGAATGGGGAAATGCGTGCTCCGAAGGGTTGAAACTCCAAGCTGATTTTCAGAGGAAAAGATGCCCGCTACATCCATCATCACTTTGACCACTGATTTCGGTGAATCGGACTATTACGTCGGGGCCATGAAGGGGGTCATTCTCTCGATCAATCCCGATGCCCAGATCGTGGACTTGAGTCACGAGATTCGGCCTCATGACATTCTGGATGCGGCCTTTCTCATCAGCAGGGCCTACCGTTATTTTCCGGCGCGGACCGTGCATTGTGTCGTCGTGGATCCCGGAGTGGGAACCGCCCGCCGGCCGCTTGCCGCGACCGCGGATGGCCATTACTTCGTCGCTCCTGACAACGGCGTGCTCTCACTCATCTGTGAACACACCGAGGGCGTGCGCGTGGTAGGGGCCACCGCCACACATTACTATCTGAATGAGGTCAGCCAGACGTTTCATGGACGGGACATTTTTGCGCCCGTTTCCGCCTGGCTGAGCCGGGGAACCCAGCTTGACCACTTTGGCGACGGCGTGGAGGATTACGTTCGATTCAAAATGCCGAAGGCCCGTTTGGAAGGGTCGAATCTCGTGCGAGGGGCCGTGATCCAGATTGACCATTTCGGGAATTGCGTCACCAACATCTCCCCTCAACTCCTCCCGGATTTCTTTTCGTCACAGCGACCTTCATTCAAATTTCGGGTTGGAACAACCACCATCCAGCAGGTCTCAACGGCTTACGCCGCCAACGAAACCAATGTCCCGTTCATCATCCTCGGAAGTTCCGACCTCCTGGAAATTTCCTTGAGCCGCGGGTCCGCCGCCGACAGTCTGAAAATCTCGCGAGGGGCGGAAGTAGAGGTCACCTGGTAGACCCACCTGGCCGCCGACGCGGACCACCTAACCGAGTTTGAAATAATAGTAGATCTTCAATCCTCCCCAGAACGTAAGCTTCAAGCAATTATTATCGTTCTTCCTCATGCTTCCAATTGAAATACATGGGGAAATGATGATATCCTACAGGTGGTTGAGACTCGAAAAAGGACCACTCCGAGTCGCTCCTGTGAAAGCGGTGATTCCCGACCTGTTAAGACTGCTTATTCACATCAAAAACCGCCCCTGAACCAGGGAGCTCCGCTGACATAACATCATCATTCGAAAAAATCTTTCCATTAATTCTCAATGAGGATCCTCCGCCATGAAACTTGCCAAACGAATGTCCCGCCTGGGAACCGAAACAGCCTTTGAGGTCCTGGTCCGAGCCAAGGGCCTGGAAGCCAAAGGCCACGATGTAGTGCATCTGGAAATTGGTGAACCGGACTTTGATACACCGCCCAATATTACGGATGCCGCAATTCAAGCCCTCAAGAACAAGTGGACTCACTACGGCCCGTCGGCCGGCCAGCCTGTGCTGCGTGAGGCGATTGCCGAGTACATTTCGAAGACCCGTAACCTGAAGGTCGATGCAAGCAACGTGGTCGTTGTGCCCGGCGGCAAACCGATCATTTTCTTTCCCATTCTCGCGCTGGTCGACGAGGGGGATGAAGTGATTTATCCCAATCCCGGCTTTCCGATCTATGAATCGATGATTAATTTCATTGGCGGAAAGGCGGTCCCCATCGCGTTGCGTGAGGAACGTGATTTTGCGTTCGACGTGAACGAGTTGATTTCAAAAATCAACGATCGGACCAAGCTGATCATCCTCAATTCACCGCAAAATCCCACGGGCGGTGTGCTCCCGAAGGAAGATTTGAAAGCCATTGCAGACGCCGTCCGCGACCGCGACTTGATGATTCTTTCCGACGAGATTTACTCCCGCATCCTGTTTGAGGGAAAGGCCGAATCGATCACTCAATTTCCGGGAATGCAGGAGAAGACGATCATCTTGGATGGCTTCTCAAAGACTTATGCCATGACCGGATGGCGGCTGGGATACGGAGTCATGCGCACCGATCTCGCCACTCAAATTGCGAAGCTGCAAACCAACTCCACCTCCTGCACTGCTTCCTTCAGCCAGATCGCCGCGGTGGAAGCGCTCCGGGGAGACCAGTCGGGCGCGGAGGCGATGGTCGCGGAATTTCACCGGCGGCGTGATTTCATTGTCAAGCGACTGAACGAAATTGAAGGGCTCAGCTGCCGGATGCCGAAGGGGGCCTTCTATGTCTTCCCGAACATCAAGAAGACTGGAATGACTTCCAAGGAATTTGAAGAAAGGTTATTGAACGAAGCGTTCGTGGCCTGTCTGGCGGGAACCTCGTTCGGTGCCTTTGGCGAGGGCTACGTCCGCTTCTCCTATGCTAACTCGCTGGAGAACCTGAAGAAGGCCATGGATCGGGTCGAACATTTTGTGACCAAGAAGGTTTTAGTGTAGCAATGAGAACCAGATACACCCCGACACATTGGGGTGCGCTGTGATGGCCACGGTCCCCAGGCCCGCTATTTCTCTTCTTTGTCTTTCGCAAATTCACATTTGCGGATTAATTCCTCGCACTCCCCCCTCGATTTCTAATCAGGAGGCAAACTACGGACACAGGAGCGCTTTATGCCAATGTTGACTGTCGAACAATCACCCAGCCGGTTGAAGGAACTTTCCAAGGACTTTCCTGCCTGGGAAAAAACCAAAGACTGCATTGATACCTATCTTGACCTTATCATCAACTATCGCCAAAGTGGTCATCCCGGGGGTTCCCGGTCCAAAGTCCATGCCATGGTTACCACTCTGTTGAGTGGCTTCATGCGATGGGACATCCGCCATCCCGAGAAGAAATTTGGAGACCGCTTCATCCTGAGCGGCGGACACACCGTGCCGCTCGTGTATTGCACGCTGACCGTACTCAATGAGGCGCTCCGCACCAAGTACGAGCGCACGCAAAATCCGGATTTTCTGGTTCCCCACCCGGAAAGGTTTCAACTCACCTGGGAGGACTTGCTGGGATTTCGCAGGAATAAAGGCCTGTCCGGACACGCCGAAATGGAAGGGAAAACCCTTTTCCTCAAGTTTAACACCGGACCCTCCGGGCACGGCATCACGGCTGCCGTGGGAGAAGCCTTCGCCCTGAAACGCGCCGGCGCCGAAGGCGTTAAAGTGGTGCTCTTTGAGGGGGAAGGGGGCCTGACACCCGGGGCGTCGCATGAGGCCAAGAATTCCGCCTGGGGACTGGGGCTCAACAATCTTTATTTTCTCATCGACTGGAATGATTTTGGAATCGATGAGCAGCCCATCAGCTCGGTCGTCTATGGTACTCCGGAAACGTGGTTCAATTCATATGGATGGCGCACGTTCGGCGCAGAGAATGGCGCAGACTGGAATCTCCTCACGGAAGCTATTCTTGAAGCCCAGGGAGACAACCCCCAGAAGGTGCCCACGGCCATTTGGATGAAGACCCGCAAGGGGCGCGGCTATCTGATGTATGACAACAAATCGCATGGCACGCCGCATCCCTTGAACTCAGAAACTTTCTGGGAGACCAAGAAGGAATTTCAGAACAAATACAACGTCAAGTTTGAAGGGTTCGGCCAGCCCGCCCCCAAGGATCCTGCGGAACTGCGCCAGCAATTCAAGAACAACCTGAAGGTTGTTGCCGACGTGATCCGGAGCGATGAATCTTTGGTCAACTACCTGGCGGATCGGCTCCTGGAGTTGGGCGAGAGTGTTCCGGAGACGATTTCGAGCTTCCGCCTCGGTGGCCGGAAAAATCCGTTGTTAGACCCTGTTCTCACCGATATCAAGAATTATCCCAAAGAACTGTTTGCCAAGGGCGGGGCGAAGGAGGCGAACCGGGCAGGGTTTGCCAAGTGGGGGTCGTGGATCAACTCCTATTGCCGGCAGAAGTATGATCGCCCTCTGTTCATTGCCTGCTCCGCCGACCTGGCCGAATCGACTAACATTGCCGGCTTCGCCAAGGACTTTGGCGAGATGAAGAACTACGGGCGTTACTCCCGCGACAAGAATCCCGAAGGCGTCCTGCTGCCCCAGGAGATTACTGAAAACGTCAACGCGGGAATCATGGTGGGGGCGGCGAGCGTTAATTTTGCCGAAGATCCCTTCCAGGAGTTCAACGGGTTCCTCGGGACTTGCTCAACCTATGGTTCGTTCGTGTACCTTAAGTACGGCATGATGCGACTCTTCAGCCAGATGGCCCAGGATGGGCAATTGAAGATGGGCAAGGTGATTTGGGTTGCCGGACACTCGGGCCCCGAAACCGCCGATGACTCCCGAACGCACTTCGGCATTTTTGAGCCGGGTGTTACCCAGCTCTTCCCGGAGGGCCACATCGTGGATGCTCACCCGTGGGAACACAACGAGGTCGCCCCGGTATTGGGTGCCTGGATGAAGACCACTATCCCCATTATCGCCCTGCACCTGACGCGACCGCCCATTGAAGTTCCGGACCGGGAGGCCCTTGACCTTCCCTCCCACCTCGAAGCGGCCCGGGGGGCCTATGTGATCCGGGACTACCGCATCGGGGCTAAACCGATGGGGACTTTGATCGTGCAGGGGACCTCGACCACCGCGAACCTCATCAAGCTTCTTCCCGTACTCGATGAGCAAAAGCTGAATGTCAAGATCGTCGCCGCCATCTCCCCCCAGTTATTCGCGCTTCAGGATTTTTCCTACCAGCGGGAAGTTCTATCAGAAGTCGACTATATTGATTCCACGGTCATCTCGAACCGGGCCTTGAGGCTGATGAGCGACTGGATCAAAACGGATGTGGCTCGTGAATACGCCATGTGCTCGGACTGGGACAATCGCTGGCGCACTGGCGGAACCGTCGACGAAGTGCTGGAGGAGGCCCACCTGTCTCCGCAATGGCTGCTGACAGGAATTGAACGATTCGTCCGTGAGCGCGAACGACGGCTGCGCCACCTGAAGTCGATCCTCGACAACATCACCAGCTGATCCGGTACGACAGGGGTAACCGGGGCGGAGGGAAACGAATGTGAACGTTGACGGGGAAGGGGTCCTCTCGGTGTGCCGGAAAGTGAACCTGGCATCGTGGAGAGTGTCTCTCCGACCTGGCTTCTCGAGGAAATCGGGCGTTTTTTCGAAAGTCTGGACACTCCTCTGGGCTTGTTCGTTCGCGCCAGAATCTGACCGATTTTCGCTAAGTCGGAAGTTGCCTCTTTAATTTTCTATTTGTCTTTGTTAAGTCGGCGTGATGTGGTTTATAATGACCCTGTAACCAAGGCCAGGTCCCCGGGTTTGGGGACCGTGGCTGCGGACGAGGCTTTTTGCGGCTTTAAAGAAATAAATCAACACAGCACCTCACCTCTGAACCCTCTCTTTTTCAGGAAGTCAGTCATTTGACTTTCGATCAGCCGCCTCGTGGTTCGATCCTTCTAGAACCCAAGATCCTGAAAAGCCGTTTAGCGGATTCACCCATCGTAGCGAGAGCATTTCAAGGAGCATCTGAATTCCTGGAGGGCACCATGAAAAAACTATTCCTGCTGTCGCTCATCCTCGCGGTGGTGCTGGCCGCAGGGTGGGAAGTGTTGTCCTATTACGAATCGAATTACACGGGGCTGGTGCTCTACGGTCACCTCGTGGCCATGGACAAGCTAAGCGAACTGCAGACAACCACCCAGCGCCTGCTGACCCAGCCTGAAAACAAACTCGTGGTCATGCGGTTCGAGGGCAAGCCGAAGGCGCCTCGCGAGATTGACTTCTATACGGCGAAACTGATCGACAACCAGGGTGGCATCCATAAGCTTCAAACCGCCGTCTGGAATGAATCGACTCCGACCGAAAATCTTCTCGTTTTTGCAGTGCCTGAGAAGACCGAAATCGCCTCATTTCAGTATTCCGATCAGCCCGTCTTCCCGATCAAATATTTCGACAGGTTCGCGTGGTTGCGCTTCCGGAACTGGGTGGGCGGATCGGCCCTGACGATGATTGCGCTGGCCTGTGTGTTTGGGATCGTGTTGCACTTCAGGCCCGTGAAGAAGCCCGTGGAACACGTGGATCCGTTCGACTACATCAACAAGGCAGCGTAGTCCAAAGAGAGTGACGGCAAGTGTTCTTCCGCCTTCCTCCGGGGATGAGCAATCAAGGGGACATGCCAGGGGAAGGATTGCAGTTTCGTTGCCGGAGAGTCCCCTTTCCCGGATGCAATTCGACGCCCGTGGTTCAATAACCGGGTTTCGTGCTCTTTGATCATCTTGAATTCGCAACTGAACCAGACCTGTGGGTGGGCGTGAGTCTCTCATGACCCACCCATCAAAGCCCTGGTTTTGATCTAACGTCGGTCTCCCCTCCTCTATTTCCAGATCCTTGAGCCGTCTATTGAGTCGAATGGTTCATCCCTTGATGGACGTCTCTCCGGGCAGAGCCTCTTTGCGCAAGGGCACCGATTCTCGGATACTGAGGTTTGAGGACTATCATTCCCAGATTGCATTAACTCCTCGGGTGGCATGTGTTATAATGACACACCGTGTGCTCTTTGAACTGTATTCGGAGGCTAAGCACGAGCCGAACAGTCGACTTGCTCACATACCAATGGATGACCGGCCTTTCGTGGCCTGGGATGAAGTAGACAACTGACCTCCTCTCCTCAACCCATCGATTTCCACCTGTTGAGTTCGTGTCTCCAAGGAAGTTACCTGCTCATCCTTATGAGGTAGCTCTAATCGACACAATCAAACACAATCCACGCGGCCGAAGGAGAAAAACGATGTCTATCAAAACACTCTCTTTTGCGGCGAGTGTGACCGGGCTTTTGTTTTTGAGCGGGGCTTTGTGTGCCCAGGTTCCACATTTCGTCCTCAGTGGCACGACCGCTCAGGTTCGTGTGCACGGACAGACGGAGGTCATGGGTGATTTGGCATTGACCTGCGATGTGTCCGGAACGTTTCCACCCTCCTCTTCGTTCACGGTGCTTTACGCCCCCGTGTTTGGCCTGGTGAATTCCACTGGTGGCACATTTACCGTTGCGAACGCCCAGGCCTCCAATGCGCGCCAGTCCCACGTCGAGAGCGAACCCGCCACCACGGGGATTGTGATTGGCACCGCCACGCTGAATGCGGTCACGCCCAAAAGCCTCACGATCACCCTATCCGGGACTGCGGCAGTGGGCGATGTCATCCGTGTCGCGGGGATCCGCGCCAACATCGGCGAGGCGAATTTGCCTCCCGGAACTCCGGTTTCCGGCACCCTCGTCGCCAATCCCCCTAATGCCTTCCAAATCGACAATGTATCCAGCTTCCCCGTGGCCTTCGTCCTGGATGAGATCCAGGTCAAAGTGACACCGGCAGCGCCTTTGGTGTTCTGCGATCCCAGCCACTGCCAGGTTGGAACTGTCACCGTCACGGAGCGTTCTCCATCGGCGTTAACCTCCTTACTGGAAGAGAATGACCTGCAACGTAAGCCCGGCGCCCCCGGAGCGAAGGCTGCCACCAACGGCACCCAAGTGAAGATTGTCCTTGCCAGTATATCGCCGGGAGTTACGGTGTCGGTCCCCCCTTCAGTCACCAACGCGACGCTGACTCTTTCCTTAAACGGGGCGTCCCCCTCTTTCACAAACACGTCTCTGACCACCCCGACGGATACTACTTTCACGTACAATGTGATCGCCGATGACCCGACCACGGTGGAAAATATCAGTATCCCGGTGACCTTCTGTGCCACGGCGGTCCCCTTTCCCGCGGTATCTTCGACTATGACGGCTCAAGTCCTGATGGGCCCCAATGCGGGCTCCGGGTTTACGTCCGAGATTCCGTCAGGCAGTATCTTGAGTTTTGTCCCGAACCCGCTGAGTGTTCCTCCCGGACCGATTGAAGGCCTCTCGGGCCCACCCTGTCACACCAACCTCAAGGTGCAAAATGTTTTGGTGACTCCGGACAGCGGCCCTACTGCAACGCATATTTCAGTAGCGTTCACCATCGCCAACCAGGGCAATGGAACTGCCAGCCCCACGACGGTCTCTCTCCGCCTGAACACCTCGACCACCAGCGTAAGCGCAAGCGATTTCCTTCTCGCTACAGTTCAGAGCCCGGTTATAGGACCTGGCGCCACCTTTGATGGCTCCCAGACGACAACCATTCCGTGTCCCCTGAATCCGGGCGGCTATGTGGTCTGGGTGGTCGTTCCAGGGGACCAGAGCAGAAATGAATTCGATACCACGGGATTCGGCCACTTTGCGGTTCTCAGTTCCTCGTGCGTTAGCGCAGTTTCTCCCGCCAGTCAATCTTTCACCGCCAGTGGCGGAACGGGCAGTGTCATCGTCCAGGCACCAAACTCCTGCAATTGGACGGCAAACAGCAATTCCCTCTCGCTCTCGGTTGCCCCCGGGAGCAGCGGCAGTGGAAATGGCACAGTGGACTTTTCTGTGGCGCCCAACTCCAATACCAACCCCCACACCGGGACAATAACCGTCGCGGGATTTCCTTTCATCGTGGTCCAAGCGGGGAACAACCCGGGCAGCTTCAGTACCACGCTGACCGTGGGGGGCGGCCTATCGAAATCGTCGCTCAACCAGGGCCCGCTGTCAGTCTTTTACGGCCAACTCGTCGGCACAACCTCCTCTCAACCGGTCGCGCTCGCGAACTTCGGATTTTCACAGAACGGAGCGCTGATCTCTGAGGTCGGGGTTCCGGCCTCTTCCTTGCTCTCGCGCACCAGGCTCTTTGTGGACCTCGGGAGCGGGTTGGATACGGGTGTTGCGCTTGTCAATCCCAACGACACCTCCATTTCGGTCCATTTGGAGGCGAAGGACGCTACCGGTCTGAGTATTTCCCAAGGGACCCTGAACCTCGGCCCACGCGGCCATACAGCCCTCTTCGTCAGCCAGATGGGTTTGAATCTGCCGACCAATTTTCTGGGGACTTTGACCCTTTCGAGCTGCAACCTGTTTGGTGTAACCAACCTGCGGAACGCCACCAATGGGCACGGGGAGCTCATCTCGACTGCATTGCCCCTGGCCGATTTGAATAGTCTTCCTCCCGGAGCAAACTTGATCTTCCCTCAAATCGTGGACGGAGGCGGTTTACCCACACAAATCCTCTTGATGAACCCCTCTGCCACCGCATCCAGCTCGGGAACGATCTCCTTGTTCGGGGATGACGGGGCGTCGTTGTCACTGGACTTCGGTTCCGGTCCCCAAAGCTCCCTGAATTATTCGATGCCGCCCGATGGGATGGTGAAATTTACGACAACGGGCCTGGGGGCGCTGCGCGTTGGTTATGCCGTGGTCACGCCCTCATCTGGCGCCCTGCCGATCGGAAGCGGGATCTTTACCAGTAAGAGTGGGGCCAGCGTCTCTTCTCAGGCCGGGGTGCCGAATTCTCCCCAGACCACAGCAGCCCGGCTGTTTGTGGAAGTTGCCGCCTCGCCATTGAGCCGCAACACGGGTCTCGCGATTATTAATCGAAATGCCGCGACGGCGACAGTGAATCTCAATCTGGTTGGTCTCGATGGCACGCCTTTCTCCGGTAGTTTGACCATTCCTCCCAACGGACATGTGGCGAGATTCATCACCGAACTGATTCCTTCGCTGCCCCCGAACTTTCAGGGGGTATTGACACTGAGTTCCAACGTCCCCGTCTCTCCCCTGACGTTAAGGCTGACGAAGAACCAGCGCGCCGAAGATATTTTCTCAACCCTGCCCGTCGCCGATCTGAACAATCCGCCGGTAGGATCCCAGTTCCTTCCTCAGATTGTCGATGGCGGGGGATTTCAGACTCAATTGATCTTGCTCAGCACTTCCACCATCACGGGGGCCGTTCAACTCGATTTCTTCAACGACGGGGGGGCGAGCGTGGGACTAACCTTGCGTTGAAGCGGTAAGGTCTGTCTCAATCGGGTTTTCCAGAATGAAGTTTTGGATCCTCAGGGGCGATCGGCTCCGGCTGATCGCCCCGAACTCTTTCGATGTATAATGCCTCCCTCCCCAAACCCCTGCCCTGCTTTTACTTCTTGACGATCTCCCGATGAAGATGAAATTATAGGCAGTCCTCAC
Coding sequences within:
- a CDS encoding aminotransferase class V-fold PLP-dependent enzyme, with product MTRIYLDNNASTPMAPEVFEAMLPWLRENYGNASSVHWYGQRAMAALESARQRVASLVSAAPQEIVFTSSGTEADNLAILGMSGARRNQGHHLITSSIEHPAVLSGCRTLEKQGFDITYLGVDRDGLIQLEELRAAVRPETILISVMMANNETGVIQPVQEIVELARALHIPVHTDAVQAVGKIPVDVKSLGVDLLSLSAHKIHGPQGIGALYVRKGVGLTPMMVGGSQERKRRAGTENVAGAVGLGRAAELARQNSLSESPRVASLRDRFEHSVLTRCPHSQVNGHRWFRVANTSNLGFEAVDGEALLLALDMEGVAASMGAACSSGSLEPSHVLKAMGVRSEILRSSLRFSLSRFNTEEEIDRAAEIVCRTVEHVRSVPVKVGKQKTAPPVLE
- a CDS encoding transketolase codes for the protein MLTVEQSPSRLKELSKDFPAWEKTKDCIDTYLDLIINYRQSGHPGGSRSKVHAMVTTLLSGFMRWDIRHPEKKFGDRFILSGGHTVPLVYCTLTVLNEALRTKYERTQNPDFLVPHPERFQLTWEDLLGFRRNKGLSGHAEMEGKTLFLKFNTGPSGHGITAAVGEAFALKRAGAEGVKVVLFEGEGGLTPGASHEAKNSAWGLGLNNLYFLIDWNDFGIDEQPISSVVYGTPETWFNSYGWRTFGAENGADWNLLTEAILEAQGDNPQKVPTAIWMKTRKGRGYLMYDNKSHGTPHPLNSETFWETKKEFQNKYNVKFEGFGQPAPKDPAELRQQFKNNLKVVADVIRSDESLVNYLADRLLELGESVPETISSFRLGGRKNPLLDPVLTDIKNYPKELFAKGGAKEANRAGFAKWGSWINSYCRQKYDRPLFIACSADLAESTNIAGFAKDFGEMKNYGRYSRDKNPEGVLLPQEITENVNAGIMVGAASVNFAEDPFQEFNGFLGTCSTYGSFVYLKYGMMRLFSQMAQDGQLKMGKVIWVAGHSGPETADDSRTHFGIFEPGVTQLFPEGHIVDAHPWEHNEVAPVLGAWMKTTIPIIALHLTRPPIEVPDREALDLPSHLEAARGAYVIRDYRIGAKPMGTLIVQGTSTTANLIKLLPVLDEQKLNVKIVAAISPQLFALQDFSYQREVLSEVDYIDSTVISNRALRLMSDWIKTDVAREYAMCSDWDNRWRTGGTVDEVLEEAHLSPQWLLTGIERFVRERERRLRHLKSILDNITS
- a CDS encoding pyridoxal phosphate-dependent aminotransferase, whose amino-acid sequence is MKLAKRMSRLGTETAFEVLVRAKGLEAKGHDVVHLEIGEPDFDTPPNITDAAIQALKNKWTHYGPSAGQPVLREAIAEYISKTRNLKVDASNVVVVPGGKPIIFFPILALVDEGDEVIYPNPGFPIYESMINFIGGKAVPIALREERDFAFDVNELISKINDRTKLIILNSPQNPTGGVLPKEDLKAIADAVRDRDLMILSDEIYSRILFEGKAESITQFPGMQEKTIILDGFSKTYAMTGWRLGYGVMRTDLATQIAKLQTNSTSCTASFSQIAAVEALRGDQSGAEAMVAEFHRRRDFIVKRLNEIEGLSCRMPKGAFYVFPNIKKTGMTSKEFEERLLNEAFVACLAGTSFGAFGEGYVRFSYANSLENLKKAMDRVEHFVTKKVLV
- a CDS encoding SAM-dependent chlorinase/fluorinase, producing MPATSIITLTTDFGESDYYVGAMKGVILSINPDAQIVDLSHEIRPHDILDAAFLISRAYRYFPARTVHCVVVDPGVGTARRPLAATADGHYFVAPDNGVLSLICEHTEGVRVVGATATHYYLNEVSQTFHGRDIFAPVSAWLSRGTQLDHFGDGVEDYVRFKMPKARLEGSNLVRGAVIQIDHFGNCVTNISPQLLPDFFSSQRPSFKFRVGTTTIQQVSTAYAANETNVPFIILGSSDLLEISLSRGSAADSLKISRGAEVEVTW
- a CDS encoding acetate kinase is translated as MKIFILNSGSSSVKFQLIETDQHMIETATDRRLASGQVEKIGADDAIITFESVTTRDFERHVQAIYDHKTAIAKIISLLTDHGLVGVDSPIEAIGHRVVHGGERFSSSTLMTEEAVRAIEDCVVLAPLHNPHNLKGYYVCRELFPSLPQVAVFDTAFHQTMPPEAFLYALPYSQYKQHQIRRYGFHGVSHRYVAYRYRQITRAPKETCNLITCHLGNGCSITAIENGNSVDTSMGMTPLEGLVMGTRTGDLDAAVVVYMMLQEELTASDVTNLLMKQSGLYGISGESNDMRQLMISMVEGHARAKLAIDMFCYRLRKYIGAYTAVLGRVDALIFTGGIGENASLIREKACDRLQSIGYEIDREKNQAVKEGDIATKKSRSRIFVIPTNEEVLIARDTYRTILKIPQPQVVAGEVSA